In Bradyrhizobium manausense, the sequence TCCTCGAACCATTTGATCGAGATGTTGCCGGGCGCGAAGGAGACGTTCTCGATTTTGGTCGGCGCGTGCATCCAGTCGACGCGCTTGGCCTGCTCGGCCCAGAAGGCGTTGGGGTCTGCGATCGAGCGGGCGTACATGTCCTTGTACTTGGCCTGGTCGACCCAGGCGCGCTTGGCCCATTCCGCGGGGACGTCGTAAATCTTCTCGGACATGCTTCCCTCCACATACGGCAAGCCGGGGATCGCAGACTGGCGAGCCGACTTCATCGTTGAACGATTATGCGTCGGGCTAACCGGCCCCGACAAGGAGCACAAGCTGGACCTTCGATGAGCGGCCGGACATGCGGAGAATCCAGCCTCGACGGCCAATTGTCGTGAATCTGAAACAGGCCGGGCGCCGGCGTTTGGCTCTTTACCCAAATCTCCGGAACAGGCCCGTGCAGGGCGCCCATGCGCCGCAGGAGGTATTTAGAGACCGCCTTTCACTGATTCGGGACTCGCAATGCGGTTCGGAACACCCTAAGTGGCTAACCCGGGTCCCAAGAGACCTCCAGGCAAGGCTTGGAACAAAAAACAGAACAGCGGCATTGAACGGTAGCAAACAGGGCCAAGGCTTAAGACTATGATGGATCAGCAGAATCTCGGGACGATGCGGCCTGCTTCGGCCGATCCTGCTGCCATTGCGCTAGCCAAGGCCCTCGGACAATGGCCGAAACCGTCGGGTTCCACCCGCGCCAGCCCGAAAAAGGTGTTCGATGCGGCGCCTGCGGCGACGGTCGAAGCGCTCGCCAAGGAGCTCGGCCTGCGGCTCGGCGACCAGAACGAGCTGAAAATCCGCCGTGTCAGGCGCGGCAAGGGCTATTCCTTTGTCCGCCCCAACGGCGCCCATATCCGCGACGCCCGCACCATTCGCCGGTTGCACGCCATGGCGGTGCCGCCGGCCTATCGCGAGGTGCGCTATTCGGCCGATCCGAGCTCGCATCTCCAGGCGGTGGGACGCGATGCCGCGGGCCGTCTGCAATATCGCTATCACGCCGACTGGGAGAAGGTCCGCGAGCACCGCAAGGCGCATCGCCTTGAAAAGCTCGTCGGTGCCCTGCCGAAAATTCGACGCAAGGTCTCGGCGTTCCTGTCGGGCGAGGAGCCGACGCGCGAATTCGCGCTCTCGGCCGTGATCGAACTGATCGCGCGCACCGCGATTCGCCCCGGCAACGAATCCTATGCGCGCCTCAACGGCACGCGCGGCGCCACCACGCTGCTGAAGTCCAACGTCACGCTCGAAGGCGATAGTTTCGTGCTGACCTTCAAGGCGAAGGGCGGCAAGGCGGTACGGAAAGAGTGCGACGCGGCCAAGCTGGTGCGCGCCATCGGCATTCTGCAGAGCGTGCCCGGCAAGCGCATGTTCCAGTATCGCGATGCTTACGGCATCGTGCGCGCTGTCAGCACCACGCAGGTCAATGCGTTCCTGCGCGAGATCGCCGGCATCAAGATTTCGCTGAAGGATTTCCGCACGCTGATGGCCTCGGCTGTCGTCGTCGAATCGCTGTCGCGGATCACGCCGGCGACCAGCCAGCGCGGCCGCAAGAAGCAGGTGCTGGACGCGATCCGCGCCGCGGCGGACAAGCTCTCCAACACGCCGGCGATCTGCCGCAAGAGCTACGTCCACGACACCATCGTCACGGCGTTTGAGGACGGCATCCTCGAGCGCTTCGCCGCGACCATGAAGGGCCAGCGCTCGCAGGCTCGACGTGAGCAGCTTCTGCAGCAGGTGGTGGCGACTGCGGCAGTATAGTCCGCCTCGCTACGTCTTGTCCGAAACACCCTTGTCCGGACCGGGATCGCGGCCCGCCGCCGCGCTCGTGAGCCGTTCCAGATAATGCGCCCATCCTCTTGCGTGCGCGGCCATCTGTTCCTCGGTCGGCAGCCCGCTATGGGTCATGCGCAGCAGCGTGCCGCCGTCGCGTTCGATCAGGTCGATCTCGATCAGGCTCGACCCCGGCGGCACTTCCTGGCCGCCCTCCCAGCCGAACGTGTAGGCCAGGCGATGCACGGGCACGACCTCGCGGAAGGCGCCGCGAGCGGCACCGCCGCGCGGGCCGATTCCCTTGAGCAGATAGAGCCCGCCGGGATGCGGCTCGGTGGTCGCATCCGAGCCCATCCAGCTCAGGATTTTCTCAGGGTCGGTCAAATAGGCGAACACGGTGGCGCGCGGGGCCGCGATCTGGGTCTCGCGTCGCAATACGAACGGCTCGGTCATCGGCGATCATCCCTGCGGTGATATCAGCACATGGCGGCGCCAAAGCAGCCCGTCAAGGATTGCCCGTGACAAAGACCGCTCTCCTTCGTCATCATTGGGATCATGCAATTCTCTCCGACTCTCGCCTGGCTCGTCGATGCCGCCTCGGATTGTCCCGGCGCCGACCGCCTGCTCGCGGAACTCGGCGCGCATCTGCTCGCCGACGGCGTGCCGCTTGCGGCAGGCAGCCTGACGCTGGAGGTGCCGCATCCGCTGATCGCGAAGCGGACGTGGCTGTGGCGGGCGGACAACGGCCGGGTGATCGAGGCGCTGGGCTTTGCACCGGCCGGATTGGCGCCCGATTTACCCGATGATGCGGGCCGCCGCTGGCTGCGCGACATCGCAGGCGGCGAAGTGCATGAAGACGTTGTCGGGCGTGATGGGCCGCTGCTGGGCTGGATCGGGCCGCGCCCATTCACATCAGACCAAGTCGAGCAACTGCACCAGGCCGCGCGCTTTGCCGCGACACCGCTCGCCGTGCTCGCTGCACGCGCCACGTTGCGGGCGACGCTGGAAGCCTATCTCGGAAGGCGTAGCGCCGAGCGGGTGTTGGCGGCGCCTCTGCGGCGCGATCTCGGCGAGACCATTCAGGCGGCGCTGCTCTATGCCGATCTGCGCGGCTTCACCACCCTGTCGGAAACCAGTCGGCCGGCCGATGTCATCGCCGCGCTCGATGCCTGGTTCGACCGCATCGCCGGCGCCGTTCACGCCTTCGGCGGAGAAGTGCTGAAATTCATCGGCGACGGCGTGCTTGCGATCTTTCCGGTGGTCGAGGCCTCACCGCGCCGCGCCTGCGAGGCGGCTTTGCGTGCCGCCGGCGCGGCCGAAGCCGGGATGGCGTATCTCAACGCGGAGCGCGCTGCGCAAGGCTTGCCGCCACTCGCGTTCGGCGCCGCGCTTCATCTCGGCGAGATGCTCTGGGGCAATATCGGCGCCGCCAATCGGCTGGATTTCACCGCGATCGGTCCCGCCGTCAACCTCGCCAGCCGGCTCGAAGGCCTGTGCAAGCCGCTCGGCAGGACCGTGCTGGTCTCGGGCGCGCTCGCCGCCGAGACGGAAATGCCTTTGGTCGCGCTCGGACTGCACAAGCTGCGCGGCATTGCTTCGCCGTGCGAGGTGCTCGCGTTGCCGGAGACGCAGGCCCGGACGCCGTAGCCCTTAAATTCCGCCCATCTTGCAGACGAGCTTCCATTCCTCGGCCGTGACCGGCTGCACCGACAGGCGCGAATATTTCACCAGCGCCATCTCGGCGAGTTTCTTCTCGGTCTTGATCGCCGCCATCGTCACCGGTGTCTTCAGCGGCTTGTCGGCCTTGATGTCGACGCAGACGAACTTTTCAGTTTTGTCGGTCGGATCGGGGTAGGCCTCCTTGATGATCTCAGCGATGCCGACGATCTCCTTGCCCTCGTTGGAATGATAGAAGAACGCCTTGTCGCCCTTCTTCATGTTCACCAGATTGATGCGTGCGGTGTAATTGCGCACGCCGGTCCAGGCCTCGCCCTTGGCGCCCTTCGCGACCTGCTGATCCCAGGACCACACCGATGGTTCGGATTTCACCAGCCAGTACGCCATGTTCATTCCTCTGCCTTGAAGGGGCGCGTCAACAATCCCGAGATCGCGGCGTCGATCGTGCTCCTGCCGCTCAGGATCGAAGCGACGGCTTCTGATACAGGCATCTCGACGTTTTGCGAAGCGGCGAGCTCGATCAGCACCGGTGCGGTGGATTCGCCTTCGGCCAGCTTGCCGGCCGGCGGCTGCTCGCCGCGTCCGAGTGCCAGCCCGAGTGCGAAATTGCGCGACTGCGGGCTCGAACAGGTCAGGATCAGATCGCCGAGACCGGACAAGCCGGTGAGCGTCTCACCGCGCGCGCCGAGCGCGCGACCCAGACGGGTCAGCTCGGCGAAACCGCGCGTCGTGAGCGCGGCCTGGGCGGAGGCGCCGAGTTTGCGTCCGACCGAGATCCCGACCGCAATCGCGAGAACGTTCTTGGCGGCGCCGCCGATCTCGACACCGCGGACATCAGTGGTGTGATAGGGCCGGAAGGTCGCCGATCCCAGCGCCTGCACCATCCGGCTCGCCAGCGCTTCATCCTTTGCCGCCAGCGTCACCGCCGTCGGCAGGCCGCGCGCGACGTCGTCGGCAAAGCTCGGGCCCGACAAGATCGCGGGCTGCGCATGCGGCGCGGCCTCGGCGATCACGTCGGTCATGAATTTGTGGGTGCCGTGCTCGATGCCCTTGGCGCAGGCGATGATCGGAACAGGCGCTGTGACGTGCGAGGCCAGCATGTTGACCGCGCCGCGCAGATGCTGCGCCGGGGTCGCGATCAGCAGCATGTCGGCACGCGCGGCGAGCGCCAGCTCGCTCGTCACTATGATATCAGGTGCGAGGCGTACGCCGGGCAGTCGCGGATTGTCACGGCTCGATGCGATCCGCGTCGCGTGTTCTGCGTTGCGGGCCCACAGCGTGACGTTCCGCCCAGCACGTGCGGCGACCGTTGCCAGCGCCGTGCCCCAGGCGCCCGCGCCGATCACCGCGACGGAGCGGAACGCGGTCATGGTCAATACCCCGCCCGCGTCTTGCCGTAGCCATCAGGCGCGGTGGCGTTGGCGTCGAGCAGCCAGCGCGCGCGCGGCTGCGCCTCCATCGTGTCGGTGATGCCGAGTGCGAGTCGTTCGGCACCGGCCCAGGCGATCATCGCGCCATTGTCGGTGCAGAGCGCGGGCGGCGGCATGATCAGCTGCGTTTGAGCGTCCCTGGCAACGTCAAAAAGTGCGCCACGGATCGCCTGATTGGCGGCGACACCGCCGGCCGCGACCAGCGCGCGCGGCGCGCCGAACTGTTCGCGAAACAGCCTGAGGCCGACCCGCAGCCGGTCGGCCGTCGAATCCAGCACGGCGGCCTGAAAGCTCGCGCAGAGATCGTTGATGTCCTGCGGCGCGATCTCGGTCAGCCGGCTCGCTTCGGTGCGAACCGCCGTCTTCAACCCTGACAGCGAGAAATTGGCGTCGGGACGCCCCTGCATCGGCCTTGGAAACGCAAAGCGCGTCGCATCGCCGTTGGCCGCCGCGCGCTCGACCTGCGGACCGCCCGGATAGGGCAGACCCAGCATCTTCGCGACCTTGTCGAAGGCCTCGCCGATCGCATCGTCGACGGTGGTGCCGAGCCGCACATATTGGCCGACGCCGGTGACCGCGACGATCTGGGTATGGCCGCCGGAAGCGAGGAACAGGCAATATGGAAACTCCACGCCATCGGTCAGGCGCGGCGTCAGCGCATGCGCCTCGAGATGGTTGACCGCGACCAGTGGCGTGTCATGCACCATCGCAATCGCCTTCGCGGTGGTGAGCCCGACGATGACGCCGCCGATCAGTCCCGGTCCCGCGGCGGCCGCGACACCGTTGAGCTGGGCGAATCCGATGCCGGCCTCGCTCATGGCGCGGTCGATGATGCCGTCGAGCAGGTCGATATGGGCGCGTGCGGCGATCTCGGGAACGACGCCCCCGAAGCGGGCATGCTCCTCGACTTGCGACCGCACGACATTCGACAGGATCCTGCCGCTTCCGCTCGGCGCGCGCTCGATCACGGCCGCCGCGGTCTCGTCGCAGGTGGTCTCGATGCCCAGTACCAGCATTGGCGAATTGTTATCCAATTTGCGCCCTTGCGCTCATCCATAAAGCAGCGTTCTGGTAACGCGGTAGCATTCCGGGGTCGGCTTGCGCAATCGTCACGCGCGGTCATCCCTCGAATGCGTCACCGCCACGCGGTCCGGGAACACAAGCGATGTCCATTCTCGTCACACGGCCGCATCCCGATAATGAGGCGACGGCGGAAAATTTGCGCGCGCGGGGTCATGTGGTGCTGCTCGCGCCGGTGCTCAAGTTCGAGCCGGTCGCTTTCCGTGACGAGAGCGAGGCGGGCTACAGCGCTGTCATCGTCACGTCGGCCAATGCGATCCGCGCCGTCGCGCCGCAATTGCGCGACCTCGGCCTCGTGGAGCTGCCGCTGTTCGCGGTGGGCGAGCACACCGCTTCCGTGGCACGTGACATCGGCTTCACCGAGGTGATCGTCGCCGGTGGCGATGCCGCTTCCTTGCGCGACAAGGTGATGCAGGGCGGGCGCAACAAGCTGGTGAAGAAGAAAAGCACGCTGCTTTATCTCGCGGGCGCCGACCTGTCGCGGGATCTCGGCGGCGATCTGGGCGCGGAAGGGTTCAGCGTGGTCACGCAGACGACTTACCGCATGGCTCCGGTCAAGGTGCTCCCGCGCGAGGTCTGCGAAGGCTTTGCCGCGCACGGCATCGAGGCGGTGCTGCATTACTCCCGGCGCAGCGCGCGCGCCTTCCTGGATGCGGCGCGGGACGAAGGCGTCGAAATCTCGGCGCTGGCGATCCCGCAATGCTGCCTGTCCGAGACGGTCGCCAGCGTGTTGCGCGATGCCGGTGCGTCGCAGGTTCTGGTGGCCGCGGACCCGGACGAAAATGCCCTCTTCAACGCCTTGGAGCGTGCTTTGCGGACCCGTTTGGCGTAAGAGGACGGGCCGAATCCGACGCAATCGGGCTCGTCTCTGGTATGCAAGTGTGAGGAACCGTCACGATGGCCGACGACAAGCCTGAAGACGCAGGCAAGCCTGAAGACGCTGGAATGCCCCCCGAATCCGGCCGTGCCAAGCGCACCCCGCCCACCATCGACCTCGAAGCGACCGAAGTCTCCACCCAGCCGCAGGACGCGGCGGGCAAGCCGGAGGCGCAGCCATCGGCCGAACAGGCAAGCTCCGGGCCGGCCGCCGCTGAAGACGCCAAGGTCGAGACCGTCCAGTCTGAGCCGCAGCGCGAGGAGACGCAGGCCGCCGCTGCATCGAGCGCCATTTCTCCCTGGGTGATCGCGCCATTTTCTGGCGCCGTTGCGGCTGCCGTCGTGATTGCGGTCGGCTGGGCGCTGGGCTGGCCCGCGGTGCAGGCCCCGCCGGCCGCGCCGCAAGTGACGAGTGCCACCGTCGATGCGCTGAGCGGTCGCGTCGCTGCAGTCGAAGCCAAGGTGGGTAAGCCCGCCCCCGATCCCGCGATGGCCGCGCGACTCGACGCGCTGGAGAAATCCGTCGGAACGCTGCGCAGCGACTTCGCCAATTTGCGTGCGCAGTCCGACAAGACTGCAAGCGCATTGAACGATGCCAAATCCGCGCCGCGTGATGCGTCGGCCTCGTCCGGCCTCGCGGCTCTCGGCGACCGCATTGCCCAGCTCGAGCGCGCCAGCACGACCGCGCGCGCCGAGCTCGCGCAGCAGGGCGAAAAGATCGCCGACGCCAAGCCGATGGACGACCGGCCGTTGCGCTATGTGGTCGCCGCCACCCTGCTCGACGTCGCCGTTCGCCATAACGACCCCTATGAGGCGCAGCTCGTCACGGCGCGGTCGTTCGCAGCCAAGCCCGAGATGCTGAAGCCGCTCGATGCATTTGCATCGTCGGGAATTCCGACGCCGGTCGCGCTGACCCGCGAGCTCCTCAACATCGTGCCGAAATTGTCGCCGCCGCCTGAGGCTCCCCCCGCCGGCGCCGGCATTGTCGAACGGCTTCAGGCGGGCGCTTCAAAGCTCGTTCGGATCGAGCGCACCGATGGCGTCGGCACCGACCGCGGCGCCATCGTCGCGCGCATCACCGCAGCGGCGCTGCGCAACGATTTCGTCGAGGCGCGGCGCGAGTTGAAGGCGCTGCCCGAGGCCGATCGTGCGCCGGCGCGGGCGTGGCTCGACAAGGCCGATGCCCGCGACGCTGCGCTCGCGGCCTCCCGCAAATTCGCCGACGACGCTCTGGCTGGTCTCACCAAGCCGGCTCAATAAGATTCGCGCAACAATCCGCGCGTATAGGGATAGTCATGCTTCGCATCGTCCTCTTCCTTGTTCTGATTGCGCTCGCAGGTGCCGGCGCGGCCTGGGTTGCCGATCAGCCCGGCAATGTCGTGCTGACCTGGGGCGCGTACAAGGCTTCACCTAGCATTCCGGTGTTCGTGCTCTGCCTCGGCATATTCGCCGTCCTGATCGTGTTCCTCTGGAGCATCTTGACCGTGATCTGGCGGATGCCCGGACGGATCCGCCGCCGCCGTCACGACAAGCGTCACGCGCGCGGGCGCCACGCCATTACCCACGGCTTGCTCGCGATCGGTCATGGCGACACGGGGCTTGCCCGCCGTCACGCCGAAGCGGCGCGACGGCATGCGCCCGATGATCCGCTGGCGCTGCTGTTGCATGCGCAATCGGCCCAGCTCGACGGCAATCGCGATGAGGCCCAGCGCGCATTCCGCGCCATGGCCGAGCGCGAGGACACGCGCCTGCTCGGCCTGCGCGGCCTGTTCATCGAGGCGCAGCGGGCCGACGATGCAGTCGGCGCGGTCATGATCGCGGAGGAGGCGATCAGGCTGTCTCCGTCCTCCACCTGGGCCTCGCATGCGGTGCTCGGCTTCCGCTGTGCGCGGGGCGACTGGAGCGGCGCGCTCGCGATCCTCGATTCGAATCTGTCCGCGGGCCTGATCGACAAGCAGGCCTATCGTCGGCAGCGCGGCGTGCTGCTGACGGCGCGCGCGCTGGAACTGGAGACGATGGACCGCGACGTCGCGCGCGAGAACGTGATGGAAGCCGTCAAGCTCGCGCCGACCCTGGTGCCTGCCGCCGTGCTTGCTGCGAAATTCGAGAGCGAGGCGCATCAGGTACGCCGCGCCATGAAGCTTGTCGAAGCCGCCTGGCTTGCCAACCCGCATCCCGATCTCGCCGACGCCTATGCGCATGTGAAACTCGGCGATGCCGCCCGGCAGCGTTTGCAGCGGGTGGAGACGCTCGCGGCGAAAACGTCGGCAGACAAGGCCGGCCATGTCGAGGGTCAGCTTGCGATTGCGCGCGCCGCGATCGATGCATCCGAGTTCGCCCGTGCGCGCGAGGTGCTCGCGCCTTACGTCAACGATCCGACCCAGCGCGTGGCGCTGCTGATGGCCGAGCTCGAGCGCGCCGAGCACGGCGACAGCGGCCGTGCCCGCGCCTGGACCCTGCGTGCGGTGCGCGCCCGTCACGACCCGGCCTGGACCGCGGACGGCTATGTCAGCGAGCGCTGGCGTCCGGTCTCTCCAGTCACCGGCCGGCTCGATGCATTTCAGTGGCAGACGCCGGTGGCGAGCCTGCCCTCGGACAAGGGCACGACGATCGAATCCTCGGCGTTCGAGGAAGCCATGCTCGCCGCTCCGCCGCCGAAGCAGGTGGCGGTGGCCAATGAGGTGCCGGCGGAACCGGTCGTGATCGCGCCGGCCCCGGCCCCAACGCCAACCCCGGCTCCGGCCGCGCAGGACAACGCGCCTCCCGAGGCCAAGGAAGAGCCGGCGATGGCGCCTGAGCCGGCCCAGCCGGCCCCTGAAGCCGCCGAATCATCGCCCGTGGCTGAAACCCCGGTGTTCCGGACCCGCGCCGACCTCGGCAAGCCCGCGCAGGTGCCGATCCAGGCTGTCATCCCGATCGTCCGCGCACCCGATGATCCCGGTATCGATGACGACGGCCCGAGCGATGAATTTACGGAACAAATCGGCACGTCCAAGGCCCATGCAAAGGCCCAGGCCGGCGGCTGGCGCGGATTCTGGTCCCGCTGGGGCGCGTGAGGCGCATTTCGCCTGCCGCTTGTTCTTGCCAATTCGGGCCATGCCCGATATCAGGAGCGCGCGTATCGGGGCCGGCATCGCCGGCTCCCGGCAGGGTTCGCCGCAATAGCTCAGTTGGTAGAGCACGTCATTCGTAATGACGGGGTCGGGGGTTCGAATCCCTCTTGCGGCACCAGCTCCTCCATTGATTCCATCGTCACAGCTTGAATTCTTGTCGCATCCGACCGGCGCGCGTCTGACGCTCCGCAGGTGTCGTCGCGATGCGTTGTTGAAGTTGGAGACCGTGATCTCTCTCACATAGCCGCGCGCGACTCTCGCGTAGCTTCCCGGTCACGCAAACAAGGGGAGATTTTACATGCGCAAGATGATTCTGGTTGCCGCCATGGTCCTGGCCTCCGCATCTGCCCATGCCGGCGAGCGCAGCCTGTCGATGTCGCCCGTGACGGAGCCGACCTCTGCTCCGCAAGCCACCACGATTGCCGCTCCCGTCACGCAGACCAGCGAAGCCGTTCCGAGCAACCAAGCTTCGAATCGTCCGCCTGTTGTCTCGACTCTCGCGCCTGTTGCGTCGACGGCCCCCACAACGGCGACACGCGTGTCGACGATAAAGCCCGCCAAGCCTGCCAGGACCGCAAGGGCAAGTAAGCCGAGGCACAAGCCGTATTGGAGCGAGCGCCGCATCGTCGCCGAGCTGCATCGCTACGGCATTTATTGGTAAGCCGTTATTCGGTTAGAAAACAAAATGGCCGGGCGTGAGCCCGGCCATCATTGTATCGTCGCGGTGACGCGCTTAGCGCTGCGAGATTGTCTGCACCACGCTCGAGACCGGGCGCGCATTCGTCGCACTGCTGGACGCCGGCACCTTCAACTCCTTGAGCACCGCTTCGTCATATTCGGGCAGCGAGTCGAACGTCGTCTTGGCCTTGATCTGCACGACCTTGTAGCCGCCGGCCTTGAGACGTGCGAGCAGCGTCGGCAGCGCTTCGCCGGTGCGCTTCTGGAAGTCATGCATCAGGATGATACCCTTGCCGAGCTTGTCGAGCTTGGTCATCACGTTGCTGATGATCTTGTCCGGCGTGCTCTCCTTGCGGAAATCGAAGGAGTCGAGGTCGGTCGAGAAAATTCCGACGTTGCGGCTGCCGAGATAGCTCACCAGCGCCGGATTCTGCTGAAGTTGCGGGAAGCGAAAGAACGGCGAGGGATTGGTGCCCAGCGCCCATTTCACGGCGCTAAAGCCCTTCTCGATCTCGTCCTTGGCCTGCTGCTCCGTCATCTTCTTGCCGTTGAGATTGAGGTGCGACCAGGTGTGCGTGCCTACCGTGTGGCCCTGGGCCAGAACCTGGCGCAGGATCTCCGGATGCCAGGTGGCGTGCTTGCCGACCGAGAAGAACAGGCCCTTGGTGCATTCATCAGCCAGCGCCTTCAGGACAGCCGGCGTGTTGTGCGGCCAGGGACTGTCGTCGAAGGTCAGCACGACCTCCTTGTCGGCAAGGAAATCAAACTGCTTGTACTGCTCGAAGCCGAAGCCCGGACCGCCGGTGGTGTCGATCTCGACCACGCGCGACACGCCCAACGCATTCGGATTGGTGCAGGTCGACGTCTGCTGAACCGGTGCCACTGCCGGTACGGGCGCAGGCGCGGGAGCTGCGGCCAGAGCCGCGGGTTTGCCCGCGATCGCCGCGGTAGTCTCGACGTCGTCCTTGGCGGCGAGCTTGGCCGGCGCCGGCAGAGGATCGGCAGCGCGGGCGGCTGTTGTCTTAGGGGCGCCCTGGTCGGCGCGCGAGGAATAAAAGTACCAACCTCCGGCGATCACGACCGCCGCAAGGACACTGGCCAGCATCAGGCCTAACGCATTACGCATCGCTACTCTTTCCAAATACGCAACCAAACCAGCGGAATGTCCCGCGCGCCCGGCCATTAATGCGAAGGAACAGTTAACGTGACACCAACGCGACAGCGGTTGCGGAGGAATTTCAGGCAGGTGCGCCAAAGTGACCGATGTCACGGAGGGTGGGTCGCTTGTGACGGTCATCACAGTTGACCCAGTTTTGTTGGGGCATGGTCGCTCCCGTCAACAACGGGCCCGCATCCCGCGGCGCCAATGGGAGCTTCAAATGACCAAGTCTTTCTCTGCCAAAATCCGCGACACCGGCCTGGCTCTGGGCTTTGCCGCCATCGTCTCGATCATCTCGACCAGTTCGAGCTTCGCCTTCTCCGAGGCCACGAAGCAGGCCTGCTATAGCGACGCCTTCCGCCTCTGCGCGTCGGAGATTCCCAACATCCAGAAGACCACGGCGTGCATGATGCAGCGTAAATCCCAACTGAGCGCGGGCTGTCGCACTGCGGTCGAAAAGGAGCTGGGTGGCGGCGCCGCAAACAAGGTCGTTGACGCCTCGAACAACCAATAAGAGCGCACGCCGCAAAACCGGCGCCGTCTCACTCAAGCTCCCCGCATGATGCCCCCCGGCGTGTAGCCGGGGCCACGCGGCGGCAATAGTCTCCCTGTCAACATAGCCGTTGCGGCGTTGGCAGCGTCCCTCTAGCTTCGCGCTCACATTTTTCGGGTACGAGGCCTTATGCGATGACCAGATTTCTCTTCATTGTTTCCTTGATTCTGTGCGCATCCGCTGCGTCCGCGCAGCAGCAGCCCGGCCAAGACGCATGTGCGCGCGACGTCTCGCGTCATTGCCGCGCCGTGATGAATAATGGCGATGGCGCGGTGCTCGCCTGCCTGAAGCAGAATCGCGCCAAGCTGAGCAAGGCCTGCGACAAGGTGCTGACCGATCACGGACAGTAAGGATAAGAGCTAGCGACTGATACTGCTGCCCGCTGCGGTCGCGACGACAGGCAGCACCTCGCTTGCCGCGCGGTCCGGCGTCTCTTCCTTCCAGCGTACCGAGCCGAACGGCCGCTCCAGCATGCGGCGGATCCGCACCGGCTCGATGCCGATATGGAGCTCGTTCGCGCGCTGGTACAGCGCGCGTTCGGATTGGGTCGCACGGTTGCGCTGACGCAGATAGTCGAGCCAGGTCGGACAGTGATAGCGTTCGGTCCACAATTCCGGTTCGGCAATGTCGCGCGCGATCGACCAGCCATAGGCACCGTTACGCTGTCGCGACAACTGCACGTCCTGCATGATGTTATGGAAGGCGCGGGCGTTTTCCTGCGCGACGCGGTATTCGATCTCGACCACGAGCGGGCCGCTGCGCGCGGTGAGCGAGAGCTTGACCTCGGGGTCGGCCAGCACATCCGCGTCTTCATTGCGGGCGCCGACGCGCGGCATCGTCAGCCAGATGCCGAGCACCGGCGAGACCAGCATCAGGCCTGCCGCGGTCAGTAGCGCGACCTCGACGCCGGCAGAGTCGGTGAGGTGACCCCAGCCCCACGCGCCGACCGCGATACCGCCGGAGATCGAGGCCTGGAATGCCGCGAGCGAGCGTCCCGCGACCCAACGCGGCGCCGAGAGCTGCACGCCGATGTTGAACAGCGCCACCGCGGCCATCCAGACCGCGCCGGCCAGCACCAGCGCGGCCGCGGTGAGCACCGGCTCGGTGCTCAGGCCAATCGCCGCCATCGCAAAAGCCATCGAGATGGTGCAGGCGCGGATCGCCGCTTCGCCGCTCATGCGCTTGCGCAGCTCGTGGATGTTGAGCGCGCCGATCACGGCGCCCATGCCGAAGGCACCCAGCATGATGCCGTAGGTCTGCGCGCCGCCATGCAGGAGGTCGCGCGCGACCAGCGGCATCAGCGCCATGATCGCGCCGCCGATCAGGCCCATCACCAGAGTGCGCAGCAGCACGATCTTGATCGGCGGCGAATTGGTGATGTAGCGGAAGCCCGACACCATGGCACGGTTGAGCTTCTCCCGCGGCAAGCGGGACGGTTCGGTGGTCCGCCGCCAGAGCAGCAGCACCACCAGCAGCGGCAGATAGAGGATCGCGTTGCAGGCGAACGCCGCCACCGCGCCGAGCGCGGCGACGATC encodes:
- a CDS encoding EVE domain-containing protein is translated as MAYWLVKSEPSVWSWDQQVAKGAKGEAWTGVRNYTARINLVNMKKGDKAFFYHSNEGKEIVGIAEIIKEAYPDPTDKTEKFVCVDIKADKPLKTPVTMAAIKTEKKLAEMALVKYSRLSVQPVTAEEWKLVCKMGGI
- a CDS encoding NAD(P)H-dependent glycerol-3-phosphate dehydrogenase — encoded protein: MTAFRSVAVIGAGAWGTALATVAARAGRNVTLWARNAEHATRIASSRDNPRLPGVRLAPDIIVTSELALAARADMLLIATPAQHLRGAVNMLASHVTAPVPIIACAKGIEHGTHKFMTDVIAEAAPHAQPAILSGPSFADDVARGLPTAVTLAAKDEALASRMVQALGSATFRPYHTTDVRGVEIGGAAKNVLAIAVGISVGRKLGASAQAALTTRGFAELTRLGRALGARGETLTGLSGLGDLILTCSSPQSRNFALGLALGRGEQPPAGKLAEGESTAPVLIELAASQNVEMPVSEAVASILSGRSTIDAAISGLLTRPFKAEE
- a CDS encoding SRPBCC family protein, with the protein product MTEPFVLRRETQIAAPRATVFAYLTDPEKILSWMGSDATTEPHPGGLYLLKGIGPRGGAARGAFREVVPVHRLAYTFGWEGGQEVPPGSSLIEIDLIERDGGTLLRMTHSGLPTEEQMAAHARGWAHYLERLTSAAAGRDPGPDKGVSDKT
- the tsaD gene encoding tRNA (adenosine(37)-N6)-threonylcarbamoyltransferase complex transferase subunit TsaD yields the protein MLVLGIETTCDETAAAVIERAPSGSGRILSNVVRSQVEEHARFGGVVPEIAARAHIDLLDGIIDRAMSEAGIGFAQLNGVAAAAGPGLIGGVIVGLTTAKAIAMVHDTPLVAVNHLEAHALTPRLTDGVEFPYCLFLASGGHTQIVAVTGVGQYVRLGTTVDDAIGEAFDKVAKMLGLPYPGGPQVERAAANGDATRFAFPRPMQGRPDANFSLSGLKTAVRTEASRLTEIAPQDINDLCASFQAAVLDSTADRLRVGLRLFREQFGAPRALVAAGGVAANQAIRGALFDVARDAQTQLIMPPPALCTDNGAMIAWAGAERLALGITDTMEAQPRARWLLDANATAPDGYGKTRAGY
- a CDS encoding adenylate/guanylate cyclase domain-containing protein; this encodes MQFSPTLAWLVDAASDCPGADRLLAELGAHLLADGVPLAAGSLTLEVPHPLIAKRTWLWRADNGRVIEALGFAPAGLAPDLPDDAGRRWLRDIAGGEVHEDVVGRDGPLLGWIGPRPFTSDQVEQLHQAARFAATPLAVLAARATLRATLEAYLGRRSAERVLAAPLRRDLGETIQAALLYADLRGFTTLSETSRPADVIAALDAWFDRIAGAVHAFGGEVLKFIGDGVLAIFPVVEASPRRACEAALRAAGAAEAGMAYLNAERAAQGLPPLAFGAALHLGEMLWGNIGAANRLDFTAIGPAVNLASRLEGLCKPLGRTVLVSGALAAETEMPLVALGLHKLRGIASPCEVLALPETQARTP
- a CDS encoding DNA topoisomerase IB, yielding MMDQQNLGTMRPASADPAAIALAKALGQWPKPSGSTRASPKKVFDAAPAATVEALAKELGLRLGDQNELKIRRVRRGKGYSFVRPNGAHIRDARTIRRLHAMAVPPAYREVRYSADPSSHLQAVGRDAAGRLQYRYHADWEKVREHRKAHRLEKLVGALPKIRRKVSAFLSGEEPTREFALSAVIELIARTAIRPGNESYARLNGTRGATTLLKSNVTLEGDSFVLTFKAKGGKAVRKECDAAKLVRAIGILQSVPGKRMFQYRDAYGIVRAVSTTQVNAFLREIAGIKISLKDFRTLMASAVVVESLSRITPATSQRGRKKQVLDAIRAAADKLSNTPAICRKSYVHDTIVTAFEDGILERFAATMKGQRSQARREQLLQQVVATAAV